AAGTTTAAAAAATAGTGCACGTTGTTCTTCATTCATAAAAAAAACCTTCCTTTGTGAATACTTGTTATAGTAAGTATCCGCAAAAAAAGGCCATTTCTATTTTTTAACAAAAATCTTTTATTGGAGCAAAGGTTTTTCTGTGAATTTTACAAATTCCCAGCTCCTTGATCCCTTGTAAATGCTCTTTAGTTCCATAGCCAGCATTTCTTTCAAAACCATAACCTGGATACATCTTCGCATAGTCCTCCATCAATCGATCACGAATGACCTTTGCTACAATACTTGCAGCTGCTATCGAAACAGAACGTGCATCCCCTTTTATGATGTTTTCCTGGGGAATCTTAACATCCAAGGTCATTGCATCTATCAACAAATAATCTGGGATGAAACATAGGTCTTCTAAAGCAAGCCCCATTGCAAGTTTAGAGGCCTGATAAATATTGATTTCATCAATTTTATTATGATCCACCATCCCAATACCGATAGAAATAGCTTGATTTTGGATTTGATCATAAAGCTCGTCTCTTTTTTTAGCAGATAGCTTTTTAGAATCATTGACACCTAGTAACTGAAATCTTTCTGGTAAAATCACTGCTGCTGCAACGACTGGCCCTGCTAAAGGTCCTCGACCAACTTCATCGATACCTGCAATCAAACGATGTCCCTGTGTGCGGGCATTTTTCTCAAACTGTTGCATTTCATCTAAAAGCGCTACGTCTTTTTCATATCGTTGAATTTTGCGTTCCCATTGTTTGAGAGCCTGTTGTACTCCGCTGCGCTCATCTTGTTGCCATTGTTTGATTCGTTCGTCATCTCTCGTATTAATTTCAGCCAAAGTTGCCTTTATTTGTTGAATTGATTCAGCTTTCATCATCTATAGCTCCTAATTCTTCCCAACGATCTAATGTATAAGGTCCCAATTTACTGCTGCGGATCTCCTGGATGATCATTTCACTTGCTCGATCATAATCATCACGGTAGCCACGTTTTTGACTGATCAACATCAAAAGCTCGGCAGGTGGTAAAAATGTTTCTTCTTCATTCAGATGATACCGTTCGACCAAACGCTCAGGATAGAAACGAGAAAAAAATGACAATCCATAGATAGCTAAATCATCTAAATGAAGAAGCTGATCTTTGATTGCTCCCGTCAATGCCAACTTTTTCCCAATTTCCTGATCTTCAAATTTGGGCCACAA
This sequence is a window from Enterococcus wangshanyuanii. Protein-coding genes within it:
- a CDS encoding ribonuclease HII, encoding MKAESIQQIKATLAEINTRDDERIKQWQQDERSGVQQALKQWERKIQRYEKDVALLDEMQQFEKNARTQGHRLIAGIDEVGRGPLAGPVVAAAVILPERFQLLGVNDSKKLSAKKRDELYDQIQNQAISIGIGMVDHNKIDEINIYQASKLAMGLALEDLCFIPDYLLIDAMTLDVKIPQENIIKGDARSVSIAAASIVAKVIRDRLMEDYAKMYPGYGFERNAGYGTKEHLQGIKELGICKIHRKTFAPIKDFC